The following proteins come from a genomic window of Candidatus Thermoplasmatota archaeon:
- a CDS encoding NAD(P)-binding protein: HKNIELLTYSEIADVKGYMGNFKVKVRKKATFVDWIKCNGCDECTKHCPVELKDEFNARLSNRKAIYRPFPQAIPNKFTIDKKGISPCRNACPAGVNAQGYTALISQGKFKEALALIREKNPFPGICGRVCHHPCEEECNRKELDEPIAIAALKRFVADYELKLKQQTAHAEITKKEKIAVIGSGPAGLTCAYYLTKMGYPVTVFEALPVAGGMLAVAIPEYRLPKKILQAEIEHIKGIGVEIKTNTKIESITSLKG; encoded by the coding sequence GCACAAAAATATAGAGCTTCTAACTTACTCGGAAATTGCAGATGTAAAAGGGTATATGGGGAATTTCAAAGTTAAAGTTAGAAAGAAAGCGACATTTGTTGATTGGATAAAATGTAACGGCTGTGATGAGTGCACAAAACATTGTCCGGTAGAGCTGAAGGACGAGTTTAACGCAAGGCTTAGCAATAGAAAGGCTATCTACAGACCTTTTCCTCAAGCAATACCGAATAAATTTACAATTGACAAAAAAGGCATTTCGCCTTGCAGGAACGCATGTCCTGCAGGAGTTAACGCGCAAGGCTATACTGCGCTAATTTCGCAAGGCAAATTCAAAGAAGCGCTTGCATTGATAAGAGAGAAAAATCCGTTTCCTGGAATTTGCGGCCGCGTGTGCCATCATCCATGCGAAGAGGAATGCAATCGTAAAGAGCTTGACGAGCCGATTGCAATTGCAGCATTGAAAAGATTCGTTGCAGATTACGAACTGAAATTAAAACAGCAAACAGCGCATGCGGAAATAACCAAAAAAGAAAAAATTGCAGTTATCGGCTCAGGACCTGCAGGCTTAACTTGCGCTTATTACTTAACAAAAATGGGCTATCCGGTAACTGTTTTCGAAGCATTACCTGTAGCAGGCGGGATGCTTGCAGTAGCGATACCTGAATACAGACTGCCTAAAAAAATACTGCAAGCTGAGATTGAGCACATTAAAGGGATAGGTGTAGAAATAAAAACAAACACAAAAATAGAAAGTATCACTAGTCTAAAAGGTT